In Anomaloglossus baeobatrachus isolate aAnoBae1 chromosome 2, aAnoBae1.hap1, whole genome shotgun sequence, the DNA window tggaaaaaactgatgtgtgaacttacacAAACAGAGGTAATAGTTCTGGCATTGtactgcattaggaggaacccagggccaactgcACCAGCATATCGTCTCACAAGGAGTCTGAGGttctaatggcagtcaggctaacTCTGGTGAGCACATGAAGGACTGTGCGGCCCTCGAAAGAAATACCACCCCACACCatcactgacccactgccaaactggtcatgctgaaggatgttgcgggcagcagatcgctctccatgGCGTCTCCAGACTgtgtcacgtctgtcacatgtgcaTTGTGTGAAccagctttcatctgtgaagatcaCAGGGTGCaagtggcgaatttgccaatcctggtgttctgtggcaaatgccaagcgtcctgAACGGTGTTGGGCAGTTAGAACAACCACCATCTGTGGACGTCCAAATACAGtgattaaataacatctccaaaaACCAATTGTGCAATATTAACATTACAATACAGTGTTCAAATACCAAAACTACTGTATAGGGattgagtggcataactagagtccattCCTAAATTCAATATATaaattattttgaaaaacaaagcaATAACATAATTTTATCAGCAATACTTCTAAATAACACAGAAATACAATTATTAAATGCTAAATATCTCCGTACTGTTACTGAACAAAGTCCACtaaattaaggggtactttgcacgttgcaacatcgctagcatcggctagcgatgccgagcgcgatagtacctgcccccgtcgcacatgcgatatctttatggaaactagaaaagagaagcgctgatagggttttaccagattacacatacggtttagcatatatcaaaatacactcaccgattcaggttgtgagaggtcacaaccaccatagatagcatcagataatggcggctgcagcggccccacgtgtttgcagatcaaagtggagaaggagaaggggttaaacccgcgcaatccgccagataaattcagaggagatgttgataattcagaacattcttttattccatgggtctacgcgtttcaaggtctgtgacctcttcttcaggaccagtaaatcaacactcttTTGAGTGTAAAATATGCCTTTAACCTCACACATTTGAGTATATATCTTTACAAAATGTCTGCATAAAAAGTGCAGGATACAAACGTAACTTCAGTGAGTGGCTCCAGAGTTACACGTATATATCAGCTACATACAATGATATTGGCTATATACAGATTTAAAAATCACCACATTGATGGATAATTAAAAATAATTGGATCAGTCAATCGTGGTGGGAAATCTCGCTGGGAGAAGAATTACACTTAAATATATAGCTAGAAACAAGCAGATCTCCTCCAGCTTCCCCACAACGCTCCGTGGAAGGATCAGGCCACGACGTCGCCCACAGTTCACACTTTCCATGGATTCAGGCTTTAAAAAGTTTTACATTTTAgagtccggccgggctcaatccagAGTAAAAATGGCTTCTTAGAAATAGCTCTGCAGTGATTCTCCCAGAATAGTTTCCAGCTGCTTGATTGTCTTCTGACACTGCTGCTCCACCTCTTCACATTCatcttccatgagttctgccaggaaTGGGATGGACTCCGGCAGCAGGACCATGTAGTTTTCCCGCAGTTTTTCCACCAGTTCAACAAGGACAAGTAATGCAGCAAAGCGAACCTTAGGAGACGAGTGTCGCATCTTTAGAAGTATCTGGTAGTTAAGTGGTTTCCACAGGGAGTCGTCCGCCATAGCAACAGAGAACTGAGCAATGCAAGGAACCAGGCTCTGGCCGACTCTCGTCTGGTACTTCTCTTCCCCTCCAAGCACATTTTCAATCTGATCCACCAGGGGCATCAGTAACGCCTCTGCTCGCTCCTTGCTGACAAAATGCTGAGTATCATATAGGAAGATTTTGTGTAGACAGTTGAGTACAAACTCCAGAAGGACGCAACTTTTCTCACTAGTGTCGCCATCAGATCCAAAAAAGTCTTCATCTGTTTTCATGGTATTGGTCTGGTTTAATATCTCAGCAAAAGGCTTAACAAGGTGACCAGCAAACAAGGTAAAAAGTCCTTTCAGCTTGTCAGCAATGCAATCAGCCAAGCGGCAGAAGGTGAGGAGTCGGTCCTTTGAGGATCCTTCGGTTTTAGACCAGTCGAAAAGCTTAAAGAAAAGTGGCCTAAAAGTGGCTTCTGAGAGCTTCATGACCATGATGATGAAACAATTGACGATATGGCCTTCTGTGGTGCTTAATTCTTCCAGATCACTCTCGGGATGTTCTGCTCTGTAATCCAGAGCTTTCAGGAAGAACATGGTCAGTTCAGACTGATgagataccagctgctgcttctcCATTGTCGCAATGTG includes these proteins:
- the LOC142289691 gene encoding HEAT repeat-containing protein 1-like, which codes for MGLRVSRSVTSSSGPVNQHSEIVSTIKALAIPQLPRLVPALLTTLKHRKELLTSEIHLLSTVTATQKVVETLPHFLSPYLQDALLQVTRLDKIAVKVGPASQLSIRISALKTTLATKLAARVLLPAVTKCYCHLLDTRQEKCLRSLMDILREHIATMEKQQLVSHQSELTMFFLKALDYRAEHPESDLEELSTTEGHIVNCFIIMVMKLSEATFRPLFFKLFDWSKTEGSSKDRLLTFCRLADCIADKLKGLFTLFAGHLVKPFAEILNQTNTMKTDEDFFGSDGDTSEKSCVLLEFVLNCLHKIFLYDTQHFVSKERAEALLMPLVDQIENVLGGEEKYQTRVGQSLVPCIAQFSVAMADDSLWKPLNYQILLKMRHSSPKVRFAALLVLVELVEKLRENYMVLLPESIPFLAELMEDECEEVEQQCQKTIKQLETILGESLQSYF